A region from the Desulfoglaeba alkanexedens ALDC genome encodes:
- the trxA gene encoding thioredoxin, with protein MAGKNIIEISDSSFEQEVLQSDIPVLVDFWAPWCGPCRAIAPVIDDLSTEYSGKLKVAKCNVDDNPKIPARYGIRAIPTLIIFKGGNVTEQITGAVAKSQIAAAVDKAIA; from the coding sequence ATGGCAGGGAAAAACATCATCGAAATCAGCGACAGCAGTTTCGAACAGGAAGTGTTACAGTCCGACATCCCCGTGCTGGTCGATTTCTGGGCACCCTGGTGCGGTCCCTGCCGGGCCATCGCCCCTGTTATAGATGATCTGTCCACGGAATATTCCGGCAAGCTTAAAGTGGCCAAGTGCAACGTGGATGACAACCCGAAAATCCCGGCCCGTTACGGGATTCGAGCCATCCCTACGCTCATCATTTTCAAGGGTGGCAACGTCACTGAGCAGATCACGGGCGCCGTGGCCAAGTCCCAAATCGCGGCCGCCGTGGACAAAGCAATCGCTTGA
- the mtnA gene encoding S-methyl-5-thioribose-1-phosphate isomerase, which produces MPESSLRPIYWEDDVVAIIDQRLLPHKRVVLRCTEPQQVIRAIKTMAIRGAPAVGIAGAAALALGALTLKAADPQTFRRKFVRLCRQVKEARPTGNNLSWAVEKVYSVVVENPEADVFQLRRLIREKVEALMAEDVAANRAIGAWGRKIVPSGARILTYCNAGALATADYGTALGVVRAAFAEDSSIHVYTCETRPFLQGSRLTAYELMVEGIPSTLITDNAAGSLMHQKRIDVVVVGADRIAANGDTANKIGTYTMAVLAKANDIPFYVAAPRSTIDPALADGSSIPIEERDPREVTHWNGRAVAPKGMAALNPAFDVTPNRLITGIITEVGVLRRPFKRTIKKALEA; this is translated from the coding sequence ATGCCCGAATCATCCCTTCGTCCCATTTACTGGGAAGACGACGTCGTCGCCATCATCGATCAGCGGCTGTTGCCGCACAAACGGGTGGTGCTCAGGTGCACTGAGCCGCAGCAGGTCATCCGCGCCATCAAGACCATGGCCATACGAGGCGCACCGGCGGTGGGCATAGCCGGGGCAGCCGCGTTGGCCTTGGGCGCTCTGACCCTCAAAGCCGCCGACCCACAAACCTTTCGGCGCAAGTTCGTACGTCTCTGCCGGCAGGTCAAAGAAGCTCGTCCCACGGGAAACAACCTGAGCTGGGCCGTCGAAAAGGTCTATTCCGTGGTCGTGGAAAACCCGGAAGCCGACGTCTTCCAGCTGAGAAGGCTCATCCGTGAAAAGGTGGAAGCGCTCATGGCTGAAGACGTCGCCGCCAACCGGGCCATCGGCGCCTGGGGGCGGAAGATCGTCCCGTCGGGCGCCCGCATCCTGACCTACTGCAACGCGGGGGCTCTGGCCACCGCCGACTACGGTACGGCTCTTGGCGTTGTGCGCGCCGCCTTCGCCGAAGACTCCTCCATCCACGTCTACACATGCGAAACGCGGCCTTTCCTCCAGGGGAGCCGCCTCACCGCCTACGAACTCATGGTGGAAGGCATTCCTTCCACCCTCATCACCGACAACGCGGCGGGCAGCCTCATGCACCAAAAGCGGATCGACGTGGTGGTGGTGGGGGCGGACCGGATCGCGGCCAACGGCGATACGGCCAACAAGATCGGCACCTACACCATGGCGGTTCTCGCCAAGGCCAACGACATTCCCTTCTACGTGGCGGCGCCGCGTTCCACCATCGACCCGGCCCTTGCGGACGGCTCGTCCATCCCCATCGAAGAACGGGATCCCCGGGAAGTGACGCACTGGAACGGCCGAGCCGTGGCCCCCAAGGGCATGGCCGCCCTGAATCCAGCCTTCGACGTCACGCCCAACCGACTGATCACCGGCATCATCACGGAGGTGGGGGTCCTCAGAAGGCCCTTCAAGCGCACCATCAAGAAGGCACTGGAAGCGTAA
- the gatB gene encoding Asp-tRNA(Asn)/Glu-tRNA(Gln) amidotransferase subunit GatB, with amino-acid sequence MHYETVIGLEVHAQLLTRSKIFCGCSTQFGAEPNTHTCPVCLGMPGVLPVLNRRVVEFAMKMALATRCEIAPVCQFARKNYFYPDLPKGYQISQYERPLATGGRVRIETKNGTRTIGITRIHMEEDAGKLIHDENQPVSYVDFNRTGVPLIEIVSEPDLRTPEEAAAYLRTLRDILRYLEICDGNMEEGSFRCDANISLRPAGSTGFGVRAELKNMNSFRNVQRALEFEERRQRALLERGEAIVQETRLWDASRGVTVGMRGKEEAHDYRYFPDPDLVPVAIDEAWIEAVRRTLPELPEAKRERFARDYGLPPYDAQVLTSSRNLADYFEAAVKTFPQPKAVSNWIMSELLKELNRDQRDIRDCPVPPEHLAELLKLIASGVISGKMAKSVFEDMYATRKSAAAIVEEKGLKQVTDETALEAVILDVLEENPAEVEAYRGGKDKLMGFFVGQVMKKTRGKANPQRVNELLRKLL; translated from the coding sequence ATGCATTACGAAACCGTCATCGGACTGGAAGTTCACGCTCAGCTGTTGACCCGAAGCAAGATCTTCTGCGGCTGCTCCACACAGTTCGGAGCGGAACCCAACACCCACACCTGCCCGGTATGCCTGGGTATGCCCGGAGTCCTCCCGGTGCTCAACCGCCGGGTAGTGGAATTCGCGATGAAGATGGCGCTCGCGACCCGGTGCGAGATCGCTCCGGTCTGTCAGTTCGCCAGGAAGAACTACTTCTACCCGGATCTTCCTAAGGGATACCAGATTTCACAGTACGAACGGCCGTTGGCCACCGGAGGCCGCGTCCGGATCGAAACGAAAAACGGGACACGGACCATCGGCATCACCCGCATTCATATGGAAGAAGACGCCGGCAAACTCATCCATGACGAAAACCAGCCGGTGAGCTACGTGGACTTCAACCGCACCGGCGTGCCGCTTATCGAAATCGTGAGCGAACCGGACCTGCGCACCCCCGAAGAAGCCGCCGCCTATCTCAGAACCCTGCGGGACATCCTGCGTTACCTGGAAATCTGCGACGGCAACATGGAAGAAGGCAGCTTCCGCTGCGACGCCAACATTTCGCTTCGACCCGCGGGATCAACCGGGTTCGGAGTGAGAGCGGAACTGAAGAACATGAACAGCTTCCGAAACGTCCAGCGGGCCCTGGAATTCGAAGAACGGCGCCAGCGCGCGCTTCTTGAGCGAGGTGAAGCCATCGTCCAGGAAACGCGTCTCTGGGATGCGTCCCGCGGCGTCACGGTGGGCATGCGCGGCAAGGAAGAGGCTCACGATTACCGGTACTTTCCAGATCCCGACCTGGTGCCGGTGGCCATCGACGAGGCTTGGATTGAAGCCGTGCGCCGGACGCTTCCCGAACTCCCCGAAGCAAAAAGGGAACGCTTCGCCCGGGACTACGGTCTGCCCCCCTACGATGCGCAGGTCCTCACCTCCTCCAGGAACCTGGCCGACTACTTCGAGGCGGCCGTCAAGACGTTCCCGCAGCCCAAAGCGGTGAGCAACTGGATCATGTCGGAACTCCTGAAAGAACTCAATCGCGACCAACGGGACATCCGCGACTGTCCCGTCCCGCCGGAACACCTGGCCGAGCTCCTGAAGCTCATTGCTTCGGGCGTGATCAGCGGCAAGATGGCGAAATCGGTTTTCGAAGACATGTACGCGACCCGCAAATCCGCGGCGGCCATAGTGGAAGAAAAGGGGCTGAAGCAGGTGACTGATGAAACCGCCCTGGAGGCCGTGATCCTGGATGTCCTTGAGGAGAACCCCGCGGAAGTGGAAGCATACCGGGGCGGCAAGGATAAGCTCATGGGCTTTTTCGTGGGACAGGTGATGAAAAAAACCCGAGGGAAAGCCAATCCTCAACGGGTGAACGAACTGTTGCGCAAGCTGCTTTGA
- the trxB gene encoding thioredoxin-disulfide reductase, producing the protein MNGNDVYDIVLLGGGPAGLTASLYAARARFKCVLVEKLGLGGQLLTYEKVDNYPGFPEGVTAFELVELFSAQAKRFGMEHRSGEVRALELDGEVKAVHLDTGTLFAKSVVIATGCAPRKLDVKGERAFTGRGVSYCAVCDGPFYREMEVAVVGGGDTAVEEALYLTKFATRVHIIHRRGDFRAIRVIQEEAERNDKITFHLNQIVTEIQGGDQGVERLILQDVQSGATAPLDVPGVFIFVGLIPNADFIPPQVARDAQGFIVTDTEMAASVPGVFAAGDIRSKALRQIATAVGDGATAAFNAGRYVESLNHKA; encoded by the coding sequence ATGAATGGCAACGACGTGTACGACATTGTCCTCTTGGGCGGCGGACCCGCTGGACTGACGGCAAGCCTTTATGCCGCCAGGGCCCGCTTCAAGTGTGTGCTCGTCGAAAAGCTGGGCCTCGGCGGGCAGTTACTCACCTATGAAAAGGTGGACAATTACCCGGGGTTTCCCGAGGGCGTCACGGCCTTCGAACTGGTGGAGCTGTTCAGCGCCCAGGCGAAGCGATTCGGCATGGAACACCGCAGCGGGGAAGTTCGGGCTCTGGAACTGGACGGCGAGGTGAAAGCCGTTCACCTGGACACCGGCACCCTTTTCGCCAAGTCCGTCGTTATCGCGACGGGCTGTGCGCCCAGAAAGCTGGACGTAAAAGGCGAACGCGCCTTCACCGGCAGGGGCGTTTCCTACTGCGCCGTCTGTGACGGCCCTTTTTACCGGGAAATGGAAGTGGCGGTGGTGGGAGGCGGCGATACGGCCGTGGAGGAGGCGCTTTATCTAACCAAGTTCGCAACCCGGGTGCACATCATCCACAGGCGCGGCGACTTCCGCGCCATCCGAGTCATCCAGGAAGAAGCGGAAAGGAACGACAAGATCACCTTTCACCTGAATCAAATCGTCACCGAAATTCAGGGCGGCGACCAGGGAGTGGAAAGGCTCATCCTCCAGGACGTTCAATCGGGTGCCACTGCGCCGCTGGACGTTCCCGGGGTCTTCATCTTTGTCGGCTTGATCCCCAACGCCGATTTTATTCCGCCGCAAGTGGCGAGAGACGCCCAGGGTTTCATCGTCACCGACACCGAAATGGCCGCTTCCGTTCCTGGCGTCTTCGCCGCGGGAGACATCCGGTCCAAGGCCCTCCGGCAGATCGCCACGGCCGTCGGCGACGGAGCCACCGCGGCCTTCAACGCCGGCCGTTACGTGGAGAGTCTGAACCACAAGGCCTGA
- the radA gene encoding DNA repair protein RadA produces the protein MAKGVIFRCRECGHVSPKWMGRCPDCQTWNSLEPQAVSKTLRGAAGGSSGAARRPTLLADVPQADEPRLLSGVGEWDRVLGGGLVAGSLVLLAGDPGIGKSTLLLQVLGRMAERVPVLYVSGEESLQQLRLRWDRLQLPAGRLHAFAETTLDAVEEALGADPPVVLAVDSIQTMQWDAVESAPGSVAQVRECAGRLMRLAKERRIGVFIVGHVTKEGVIAGPRMLEHLVDTVLYLEGDRSHAFRLLRAVKNRFGATNEIGVFEMKETGLQEVADPSRFLLAERPIDVSGSVVACTMEGSRPLLVELQALVTPTGWMQPRRTSIGVDVNRLSLLLAVLEKKLGLNFSQQDVFVNVAGGVRLMEPAADLPIIAALMSSVLDRPLPPDLVAWGEVGLAGEVRAVGHGDARVVEAVKLGFLRHLIPAGNAERLPPGRHIDPLPVRSLREVHERLFSAVTLPVPS, from the coding sequence ATGGCAAAAGGTGTGATCTTCCGCTGCCGTGAATGCGGGCACGTGAGTCCGAAATGGATGGGGCGCTGTCCCGATTGCCAGACCTGGAATTCCCTGGAACCTCAGGCGGTTTCCAAGACGTTGAGGGGTGCGGCGGGCGGATCCAGCGGCGCCGCCCGAAGGCCGACGCTCCTTGCGGATGTGCCTCAGGCCGACGAACCCCGGTTGCTCTCCGGGGTCGGCGAATGGGACCGGGTGCTGGGTGGAGGGCTGGTCGCCGGATCCCTGGTGCTGCTCGCAGGGGATCCCGGCATCGGGAAATCCACCCTGCTGCTCCAGGTGCTCGGACGCATGGCGGAACGGGTTCCGGTGCTCTACGTTTCCGGCGAAGAAAGCCTCCAGCAGTTGCGGCTGCGTTGGGACCGCCTCCAACTTCCCGCCGGAAGGCTTCATGCCTTCGCCGAAACGACCCTGGACGCGGTGGAAGAGGCCCTGGGAGCCGATCCGCCCGTGGTCCTCGCGGTGGATTCCATTCAGACGATGCAATGGGACGCTGTGGAAAGCGCCCCCGGTTCGGTCGCCCAGGTCCGCGAATGTGCAGGGCGGCTCATGCGCCTTGCTAAGGAACGCCGGATCGGCGTCTTCATCGTCGGTCACGTCACGAAGGAAGGAGTCATCGCGGGTCCCCGGATGCTGGAGCACCTGGTGGACACCGTGCTCTACCTCGAAGGCGACCGCAGCCATGCCTTCCGGCTGCTGCGCGCCGTGAAGAACCGCTTCGGGGCGACCAACGAAATCGGAGTGTTCGAAATGAAGGAAACCGGGCTGCAGGAGGTGGCGGATCCGTCGCGCTTTCTTCTTGCGGAGCGACCGATCGACGTTTCCGGATCCGTAGTGGCCTGCACCATGGAAGGATCGCGGCCCCTTCTCGTGGAACTGCAGGCCCTGGTCACGCCCACCGGCTGGATGCAGCCCCGGCGGACCAGCATAGGCGTGGATGTAAACCGGCTGTCGCTCCTCTTGGCCGTCCTGGAAAAGAAGCTGGGGCTGAACTTTTCTCAGCAGGACGTGTTTGTCAACGTGGCCGGCGGCGTCCGACTCATGGAACCGGCGGCGGACCTTCCCATTATCGCGGCGCTCATGAGCAGCGTTCTGGACCGCCCGCTTCCCCCCGACCTGGTGGCCTGGGGCGAAGTGGGGCTTGCCGGTGAAGTCCGGGCCGTGGGCCACGGAGACGCCCGCGTCGTCGAAGCCGTGAAACTGGGCTTCCTTCGGCACCTCATTCCCGCAGGAAACGCTGAACGCCTGCCGCCCGGCCGGCACATCGACCCGCTCCCGGTCCGATCGCTCCGTGAAGTCCACGAGCGGCTTTTTTCGGCCGTTACGCTTCCAGTGCCTTCTTGA